From Anopheles funestus chromosome 3RL, idAnoFuneDA-416_04, whole genome shotgun sequence, a single genomic window includes:
- the LOC125769403 gene encoding multifunctional methyltransferase subunit TRM112-like protein — MKLLTYNFLTSKCIRGVKVGYPLKLNIVEKKEVNADFSSEFITRMLPRLEWSAICEAAANVGSEIPSTMPTDIQNDMETLQKLHHILLEVDVVEGTLECPETGRIFPINKGVPNMLLNEDEV, encoded by the exons ATGAAATTATTAACGTACAATTTTCTCACTTCCAAGTGTATCCGTGGAGTAAAAGTTGGATATCCACTAAAGCTGAAC ATCGTAGAGAAGAAAGAAGTAAATGCAGATTTTAGCTCGGAATTCATCACCCGAATGCTGCCAAGACTGGAATGGAGTGCAATCTGTGAGGCCGCAGCTAAT GTTGGTTCCGAGATTCCCAGCACCATGCCCACCGATATCCAGAACGATATGGAAACGTTACAGAAACTTCACCACATCCTGCTGGAGGTAGACGTTGTCGAGGGGACACTGGAATGTCCTGAAACGGGACGCATTTTTCCAATCAACAAAGGTGTACCGAATATGTTGCTAAATGAAGATGAGGTTTAA
- the LOC125769383 gene encoding uncharacterized oxidoreductase YjmC has protein sequence MQTARSIRSVLVCFQNLISRAAPTPPSSRRGFATSSSIVQTSSRSTTTMMITSTVRAIAANARTGLAIRQLSATSDSTTASNSLSSVVLVRNQKRKYLSNCRLASRQDFEPSPFAYTQHRNMSSSVAAKQGLVAVEEARRFMVDCLVKSKTPVAHAKQQADLLLEADYRGHFSHGMNRLEMYINDLHKNACSGEAVPTVLNETPATAWVDGNNGLGAVVGNFCMDLAIRKAKEVGVGWVCAKRSNHYGIAGWYTLRAMNSGCIGMSMTNTSPLASPTRSKEAALGTNPISVGAPGKDGDGFVLDMATTAVAVGKIEMQRRKNEPIPVGWAQGPDGHPTTDASVAFDTACLMPLGGTEVTSGYKGYGLGAMVEVFCGILSGANYATKIRKWTHAGADSEADLGQCFVAINPACFAPGFEGRLSDLNSILRNMPMTDPNHPVLVAGDPERLHMAKVDKDGGLPYHVNQIKTCTELSERLGVKPIEVI, from the exons ATGCAAACGGCACGCTCCATCCGATCGGTGCTCGTTTGCTTCCAGAACCTGATTTCACGTGCGGCACCAACACCACCGTCATCGCGCCGCGGGTTTGCCACATCTTCCAGCATTGTGCAAACATCATCACGCAGCACGACCACGATGATGATCACATCGACGGTACGGGCAATAGCGGCAAACGCACGCACCGGCCTCGCTATTCGTCAGTTGAGCGCCACCAGCGACAGTACAACAGCGTCCAACAGCTTGTCCAGTGTTGTGCTTGTGCGGAATCAGAAACGGAAATATTTGTCCAACTGTCGGCTCGCAAGCAGGCAAGACTTTG AACCATCACCCTTTGCCTACACGCAGCACCGAAATATGAGTTCCAGTGTTGCCGCCAAACAAGGGCTTGTGGCCGTGGAAGAGGCACGCCGTTTCATGGTGGACTGTTTGGTCAAGTCGAAGACACCCGTAGCCCACGCGAAACAGCAAGCCGATTTACTGCTGGAAGCGGATTACCGTGGACACTTTAGCCATGGCATGAACCGACTCGAGATGTACATTAACGATCTGCACAAGAATGCTTGCAGCGGTGAAGCGGTCCCGACCGTTCTCAACGAAACGCCCGCTACCGCTTGGGTCGATGGGAACAATGGTCTCGGTGCGGTTGTCGGTAACTTTTGCATGGATTTAGCTATCCGGAAAGCGAAGGAAGTTGGTGTGGGATGGGTTTGTGCTAAGC GTTCGAACCATTACGGAATTGCGGGATGGTATACGCTTCGGGCGATGAACTCGGGATGTATTGGTATGTCCATGACGAACACCTCACCGCTGGCAAGTCCAACCCGCAGCAAAGAGGCAGCCCTCGGTACGAACCCCATTTCGGTCGGTGCTCCAGGAAAGGATGGTGATGGATTCGTGCTCGATATGGCAACCACGGCTGTTGCTGTCGGAAAG ATTGAAATGCAACGGCGTAAAAATGAACCCATCCCGGTCGGTTGGGCACAAGGACCCGATGGACATCCGACAACGGATGCGAGTGTTGCGTTCGACACAGCTTGCCTAATGCCGCTCGGTGGTACGGAAGTAACATCCGGCTACAAGGGATACGGTCTCGGCGCGATGGTTGAAGTATTTTGTGGCATTCTGTCCGGTGCAAATTACGCCACGAAGATACGAAAGTGGACACATGCCGGAGCAGATTCGGAAGCCGATCTGGGACAATGCTTTGTGGCCATCAATCCGGCCTGCTTTGCACCGGGTTTCGAAGGACGACTATCGGATCTGAATAGTATTCTGCGCAATATGCCAATG ACTGATCCAAACCATCCCGTACTGGTTGCGGGTGATCCGGAGCGACTCCACATGGCTAAGGTGGATAAGGACGGTGGACTGCCTTATCATGTGAACCAAATTAAAACCTGCACGGAGCTGTCGGAACGTTTGGGTGTGAAGCCGATTGAAGTGATTTAG
- the LOC125769391 gene encoding chaperone protein DnaJ 2-like isoform X1, which produces MSTQNYYAALGVCADAPMTEVCRAYQYYAPLCHPDSKLYSSIMFPIKDLTQQDYWLLVNEACEVLTNAEWRARYNVGSLKTHPPEYVFSGDCLGIYNKFYIVPFTSAPPPPTEECIDQPAVLQLESLATIPTLVFVVEVDIEDLFAGVTKLITYPRMVMNNGRYTTIMHTLDVPITPYMRHQGSFAMKGFGHEGDQIRSDVVVVLNLNPHPFFTISGDDLICNATIPLSTALLGGKLKVQTIDSKTISTHINPMHLTVYPLVKQFNGEGLKTPEGRGNMIVNITSKFILATFAILNAVRTALTALSLLQLKCPVCHRICVRMQNVSCARWKSLRIKKSAEINSAEICDPTAYAQHRPHTVTSVKFINGTVALARVSTPLPLADNTFLARVP; this is translated from the exons atgagcACACAAAATTATTATGCTGCTTTGGGAGTGTGCGCTGACGCGCCAATGACTGAAGTTTGTCGTGC CTATCAATATTATGCACCACTTTGCCATCCGGATTCGAAACTCTATAGTTCAATAATGTTCCCGATTAAGGATCTCACGCAGCAGGACTATTGGCTACTGGTTAACGAAGCTTGTGAGGTGTTAA CAAACGCAGAGTGGCGGGCGCGCTATAATGTTGGCTCGCTGAAGACTCACCCTCCCGAGTATGTGTTCAGCGGCGATTGTCTTGGAATTTACAA CAAGTTTTACATCGTTCCATTTACGagtgcaccaccaccaccgaccgAGGAATGCATTGATCAGCCTGCAGTTCTGCAGTTGGAATCACTTGCTACTATTCCAACGTTGGTATTTGTAGTGGAAGTAGATATTGAAGATTTATTTGCAGGTGTTACGAAATTAATCACATATCCACGCATGGTGATGAATAACGGCAGATATACAACGATAATGCATACATTGGATGTTCCGATTACACCATACATGCGCCATCAGGGATCCTTCGCAATGAAGGGTTTCGGGCACGAGGGCGATCAGATCCGTAGTGACGTAGTGGTGGTATTGAACCTAAACCCACACCCCTTCTTCACCATATCCGGCGATGATCTCATCTGCAACGCCACCATACCATTGTCCACCGCACTGTTAGGTGGAAAACTGAAGGTGCAGACGATCGATTCGAAGACGATTTCGACGCATATAAACCCAATGCACCTTACCGTCTATCCGTTGGTGAAGCAGTTCAATGGTGAAGGCTTGAAAACGCCAGAAGGTCGTGGTAATATGATCGTTAATATAACGAGTAAGTTTATTCTTGCAACGTTTGCCATATTAAACGCTGTTCGAACGGCTCTAACGGCTCTTTCTCTATTGCAGTTAAAATGCCCCGTGTGCCACCGTATCTGCGTAAGGATGCAGAACGTCtcttgcgcgagatggaaaaGTTTACGGATAAAAAAGAGCGCGGAAATTAACAGTGCGGAAATCTGCGATCCAACCGCGTACGCTCAACATCGACCACACACTGTAACGAGCGTAAAATTCATCAATGGAACCGTCGCACTTGCGCGCGTATcaacccccctcccccttgcCGACAACACGTTCCTTGCCCGTGTGCCGTAG
- the LOC125769391 gene encoding chaperone protein DnaJ 2-like isoform X2 encodes MSTQNYYAALGVCADAPMTEVCRAYQYYAPLCHPDSKLYSSIMFPIKDLTQQDYWLLVNEACEVLTNAEWRARYNVGSLKTHPPEYVFSGDCLGIYNKFYIVPFTSAPPPPTEECIDQPAVLQLESLATIPTLVFVVEVDIEDLFAGVTKLITYPRMVMNNGRYTTIMHTLDVPITPYMRHQGSFAMKGFGHEGDQIRSDVVVVLNLNPHPFFTISGDDLICNATIPLSTALLGGKLKVQTIDSKTISTHINPMHLTVYPLVKQFNGEGLKTPEGRGNMIVNITIKMPRVPPYLRKDAERLLREMEKFTDKKERGN; translated from the exons atgagcACACAAAATTATTATGCTGCTTTGGGAGTGTGCGCTGACGCGCCAATGACTGAAGTTTGTCGTGC CTATCAATATTATGCACCACTTTGCCATCCGGATTCGAAACTCTATAGTTCAATAATGTTCCCGATTAAGGATCTCACGCAGCAGGACTATTGGCTACTGGTTAACGAAGCTTGTGAGGTGTTAA CAAACGCAGAGTGGCGGGCGCGCTATAATGTTGGCTCGCTGAAGACTCACCCTCCCGAGTATGTGTTCAGCGGCGATTGTCTTGGAATTTACAA CAAGTTTTACATCGTTCCATTTACGagtgcaccaccaccaccgaccgAGGAATGCATTGATCAGCCTGCAGTTCTGCAGTTGGAATCACTTGCTACTATTCCAACGTTGGTATTTGTAGTGGAAGTAGATATTGAAGATTTATTTGCAGGTGTTACGAAATTAATCACATATCCACGCATGGTGATGAATAACGGCAGATATACAACGATAATGCATACATTGGATGTTCCGATTACACCATACATGCGCCATCAGGGATCCTTCGCAATGAAGGGTTTCGGGCACGAGGGCGATCAGATCCGTAGTGACGTAGTGGTGGTATTGAACCTAAACCCACACCCCTTCTTCACCATATCCGGCGATGATCTCATCTGCAACGCCACCATACCATTGTCCACCGCACTGTTAGGTGGAAAACTGAAGGTGCAGACGATCGATTCGAAGACGATTTCGACGCATATAAACCCAATGCACCTTACCGTCTATCCGTTGGTGAAGCAGTTCAATGGTGAAGGCTTGAAAACGCCAGAAGGTCGTGGTAATATGATCGTTAATATAACGA TTAAAATGCCCCGTGTGCCACCGTATCTGCGTAAGGATGCAGAACGTCtcttgcgcgagatggaaaaGTTTACGGATAAAAAAGAGCGCGGAAATTAA